A single window of Podarcis raffonei isolate rPodRaf1 chromosome 9, rPodRaf1.pri, whole genome shotgun sequence DNA harbors:
- the TMEM184C gene encoding transmembrane protein 184C produces MPCTCGNWRRWIRPLVATVYVVGLLLAVPLCVWELQKLEVGIHTKAWFIAGIFLLMTIPISLWGILQHLVHYTQPELQKPIIRILWMVPIYSLDSWIALKYPSIAIYVDTCRECYEAYVIYNFMVFLSNYLTNRYPNLVLILEAKDQQRHLPPLCCCPPWAMGEVLLFRCKLGVLQYTVVRPFTTIIALICELVGVYDEGNFSFKNAWTYLVFFNNISQLFAMYCLVLFYKVLREELNPIKPVGKFLCVKMVVFVSFWQAALIALLVKVGVISETHTWEWKSVEAVATGLQDFIICVEMFFAAIAHHYSFSYKPYVQQAEEGSCFDSFLAMWDISDIRADVTEQVRNVGRTVFGQPRKMFFGEDYEQNEHTSLLSSSTQDPISTASSIPSSPVGHYQGFGHTLTPTMPPEPISDVLCKSAEDSENPPTEKPLDES; encoded by the exons ATGCCGTGCACCTGCGGGAACTGGCGGCGCTGGATCCGGCCTCTGGTGGCCACGGTCTACGTCGTGGGGCTGCTGCTGGCCGTGCCGCTCTGCGTGTGGGAGCTGCAGAAGCTGGAG GTTGGAATCCATACCAAGGCATGGTTTATTGCTGGGATATTTTTATTGATGACAATACCAATATCTCTTTGGGGAATATTGCAACATTTAGTTCATTATACTCAACCTGAATTACAGAAACCAATAATAAG GATTCTATGGATGGTGCCAATTTACAGCCTAGACAGC TGGATAGCATTGAAATATCCCAGTATTGCAATATATGTGGATACTTGTAGAGAATGCTATGAAGCTTATGTCATCTATAACTTCATGGTCTTCCTTTCAAATTACCTGACCAATCGGTATCCAAATCTAGTGTTAATCCTAGAAGCCAAAGATCAGCAAAGGCATCTACCACCATTGTGTTGCTGTCCACCATGGGCTATGGGAGA GGTGCTGTTGTTCAGGTGCAAGCTTGGTGTTTTGCAGTATACAGTGGTCAGACCATTCACCACTATTATTGCTTT AATATGTGAATTGGTTGGTGTATACGATGAAGGAAACTTTAGCTTCAAAAATGCTTGGACCTATTTGGTTTTTTTCAACAATATCTCCCAGCTT TTTGCCATGTACTGCCTTGTGTTGTTCTATAAAGTACTGCGGGAAGAACTAAACCCAATCAAACCTGTAGGGAAATTTCTGTGTGTAAAGATggtggtttttgtttctttttg GCAAGCTGCACTTATTGCATTGTTGGTGAAAGTCGGTGTTATCTCTGAAACACACACATGGGAATGGAAAAGTGTTGAAGCAGTGGCAACTGGTCTACAG GATTTTATTATCTGTGTGGAGATGTTCTTTGCTGCAATTGCTCATCACTACAGTTTTTCCTACAAACCTTATGTGCAGCAAGCTGAAGAAGGATCATGCTTTGATTCTTTTCTTGCAATGTGGGATATTTCTGATATCAGGGCAGATGTAACTGAACAAGTTCGCAATGTTG GAAGAACAGTTTTTGGTCAGCCAAGGAAAATGTTTTTTGGTGAAGATTATGAACAGAATGAACATACAAGTTTGCTGTCATCGTCCACCCAGGATCCAATTTCTACTGCTTCTTCAATACCATCATCACCTGTGGGCCACTATCAAGGGTTTGGGCATACGTTGACTCCAACAATGCCTCCTGAACCAATATCTGATGTCTTGTGTAAATCAGCAGAAGACAGTGAGAATCCTCCAACAGAGAAGCCTCTGGATGAAAGTTAG